AAGGCCGATCTCGTTCCGTCTGAGGCGGACACCGTCGCCGATAGCATTGCCGTCGGCACGCCCCGGAACTGGCGGCGGGCGCTCGCGTGGGTTCGCGCGTCGCGTGGCGTGATGATCGCTGTTCCGGATCAGGAGATTCTCGAGGCCATGCGCCTCACAGCACGTCTCGGCGGCATCTTCGGCGAACCGGCCGGCGTCGCCGGCATCGCGGGCCTGCGGCGGGCGGTCGCCCAGGGTCTTGTCCCGGCCGATTCCAGCGTGGTCGCCGTTATCACCGGCAACGGCTTGAAGGACATCCGATCCGCCAGCGAGGCTGCGGGGCGCCCGCATGACGTCCAGCCCGATCTCCGCGAGGTCGAAGCCGCGCTTCGGAACTGATCGTCATGCTGCTCAAAGGCGCCTCGATTGCGACCATTCATCCGCCCTGCGTGGATCGAGCCGATCTGCGCGTCGACGGCGACTCGATCGTCGATCGCGGAACGGCGCTGCGTCCGCACAGGGGTGAGACGGTCGAGGACTGTACGGGCTTGCTGATCATGCCAGGTCAAGTGTGCGCGCACACGCACATGTACTCGACACTGTCGCGCGGCATGCCGGCACCACCGACCCCACCCAGGAACTTCCCGGAGATTCTCCGCAAGATCTGGTGGAAACTCGACGAGGCGCTCGATGAGGAGTCGATCCACTACAGCGCGCTCGTGGGCGCGATTGAGGCCGTGCAATGCGGCACGACGACGATCGTCGATCATCATGCGTCGCCGAACGCGATCGCCGGATCGCTCGACATCATCCGTGACGCCTTCGCGGCCGTCGGCATTCGAGGCGTGTTGTGCTACGAGGTGAGTGACCGCGGCGGCAGCCAGCGACGCGATGCCGGGCTGGCCGAAAACGATCGGTTTCTGTCGGCCACCCGCCTCGACCCTCTGGTGCGCGGTCTGGTCGGGGCGCACGCGTCGTTCACGCTCTCGGATCGCAGCCTGGCTGCACTTGGTGATCTGGTCCGCTACCATCAGAGCGGGATCCACATCCACGTCGCCGAGGCGCCGGAAGACGTGGCGTTGACGGCCAAACGGCACGAGTGCGGCGTCATTGAGCGACTCGAGCGGCATGGAGTGCTCAGCCAGTGTTCGGTCCTTGCGCACGGCGTCCATCTGACGCCGCGTGAACTCGCGCAGATCGCTGACGCCGGAGCGTGGCTCGTACACAATCCCCGTTCGAACATGAACAACGGGGTCGGGCACGCGCCGGTGGAGCGCTTCGGCGATTTCGCCGCGCTTGGAACGGATGGCTGGCGCGCCGACATGTTCGAGGAGGCACGGGCCGCGCACTTCGGCCTGCGCGATCGTCTCGGGCCGGCGGCCCCAGATCTTGCGCCCCGTCTGCTCGACGGTTCGCAGCGGCTGGCGGCATTGTTGTTCGGGATGCCGTTCGGCACGCTCGAGCCGGGTGCGGTCGCCGATTTTGTCGTCCACCAGTACGACCCGCCCACCCCCCTCTCCCGATCCAATGTCGCCTGGCACGCATTGACGGGTCTGCATCCCGGAACCGTCAGGCACGTGATGGCGGCCGGGCGCTGGATTTGCCGCGATGGATCTGTAACGACCGTCGATGTTCCCCGCGTGCAGCGGCTGGCGGCGCGCGCCGCTGCCCGGTTGTGGAAGCGCATGGCTCGATGAGCACGAACACGACGCCATCTCCGCTGACTTTCACCTTGAACGGCCAGCCCTTCGTGGCGGCGATCGACGATACGACATCGCTGATGGACGTGCTGCGCGAACAGGCCGGGCTCATTTCGCCAAAGAACGGATGCGCTCCGCAGGGGTCGTGCGGCTGCTGCACGGTGCTCGTCGATGGGCGCGCGCTCGCCTCATGCGCGGTGCCAGCCCGCAAGGCCGCGGGCAGGTCCGTGGTGACGCTGGAAGGTCTCGATGCGCGCGAACGCCACATCTTCGCCCACGCGTTCTCCGTGTCCGGCGGCCTGCAGTGCGGGTTCTGCACTCCGGGCATCGTCATCCGCGCCAAGCACCTTCTCGATCGGACGCCGCGCCCCACGCGGGCGGAGATTGCGCGCGCGCTCAACAATCACATCTGCCGCTGCACCGGCTACGTGAAGATCGTCGACGCCATCGATCTCGCCGCCAGGGCGCTTCAGGGAGAGCCGCTGCCGGAGCCGGACTTCAGCGCGACGATCGGCAGCAGCCTGCCCCGTCAGGACGCCGAGCAGTTCGCGCTGGGCATCCGTCCCTTCATCGACGACATGAAGGTGCCGGACATGCTCTATGGGGCGTTTCTTTTTTCGCCACACCCACGAATCCTCGTGAAGCGAATTGATGCGGCCGGCGCAGAAGCCCAGCCTGCTGTGGTCCGGGTGCTGACGGCGGCTGATGTGCCTGGCCAACGGCATCAGGGCTTGATCGAGAAGGACTGGCCCTTGTTTGTCGCCGAAGGCGAGACCACGCATGGCATCGGAGACATTCTGGCGGCTGTGGTGGCGACCTCCGACCGCGCGGCCAGAGCTGCGCTCCAGCACGTCGTGGTCGATTACGATCGGTTACCCGGCGTGTTCTCGCCAGAGGCCGCGCTTGCCTCTGGCGCGCCGCCTGTGCATCACGATCGCGACAATCTGCTCTCGACGTCGGTCATCCGCCGAGGCGATGTTGACGCCGGCCTCGCCACGTCAGCGTTTGTCGAGACACGCACGTTCGAGACCCAGATGATCGAACACGCGTTCCTCGAGCCCGAATCGGCGATCGCCGTCCCGAGTCCCGCTTGCCACGCCGAAGCCCTTCGACAAGCTCAGGGCGAAGGCGGTCAGAATCCCCCTTCCCGCGATGAAGTAGGGGCACGGCATGCCGTGCCCGTGGAGCTGGAGGTCTTCTCCCAGGGTCAGGGCGTCTTCGATGATCGGAGACAGATCGCCTCGTTTCTCGGCCTGAGCGAAGACCAGGTCCGCGTGACGCTCGTTGCGAACGGCGGAGCGTTTGGCGGCAAGGAGGACCTGAGCATCCAGGGCCAGGTGGCGCTGATGGCGCGGCTCACGGGCCGGCCCGTCAAGGCGACGCTGACGCGCGAGGAGAGCATCCGGCTGCACCCGAAGCGGCACCCGATGCGGCTGACCTACACGGTGGGCTGTGACCGGGACGGGCGCCTGACAGCCGTGCGCGCGCGCATCGTAGGCGACAAGGGCGCCTACGCGTCGGTCGGCGCGAAGGTGCTGGAGCGCGCGGCCGGCCACGCTGCAGGACCGTACAGAGTTCCGGCCGTAGACGTCGAGGCGCGTGCCGTCTACACCAACAACCTCCCGTGCGGCGCGATGCGCGGGTTCGGGGCGAACCAGGCCGCGTTCGCGATCGAGAGCATGCTCGACATTCTCGCGGATCGGGCCGGAATTGACCCGTGGGAAATCCGCTGGCGCAATGCCGTCGATGTGGGCGACACGTTCTGCACAGGAGAGGTGTTCGAGCACGCGGTCGGGATCAAACAGACGCTGCTCGCGGTGAAGGATGACTTCTATTCGTCGAAGTACGCCGGCATCGCATGCGGCATCAAGAACGTCGGCATCGGCAACGGCATGCCCGAATCCGGCCAGGCGGTGGTCGAGATTCTCCCTGGAGGCCGGATCACGATTCACAGCGGCTTCACCGAGATGGGTCAGGGTTTCTACGCGGTGATGACCCAGATCTTCTGCGCCGCAGCCGGTGTAGATCCGCGAGTGGTGCGGGTTGAGGTCGACACGAGTTTCCCGACGCCCTGCGGTATGACGACCGCGTCACGTGCGACCGTGCTCGGCGGTCGCGCCGTCCAGAAAGCCGGCCAACAGCTTCGCGCGGATCTCGATCGGGGATTGAGCCTGGGCGACCTGGCTGGCCGCCGCTACGTCGGTGAGTATCTCGTGGATTTCACATCGGAGCTCGGCGCTCCGGTCGAACGGCCACGGACCCACCTGACGTACGGGTTCGCCACGCAGGTGTGCATTCTCGACGAGCAGGGCCGATTGAGCCGATTCGTTGCGGCCCACGATGTCGGCGGCATCATCAATCGCCATCTGGTCGAAGGACAAATCGAGGGGGCCGTGCACATGGGGCTCGGATACGCCCTGACCGAGGAGTTGCCGCTGGTCGAAGGCGTGCCGCGGTCTTTCAAAATCCGCTCGCTGGGCCTGCTCCGGGCGGCGGATATGCCGGAGGTGAAGGTTATCCTGGTGGAATCCGGAGAGCCGGAGGGACCGTTCGGCGCCAAGGGTGTGGGCGAGATCGGCCTCGTGCCGACCGCGGGGGCCGTCGCCAATGCCCTGTGGCGGTTCGACGGCATTCGCCGGTACACGCTGCCGATGAAGGATTCACCGGCGGCACGGGCGATTCTCGGGGTTAAGCGATAGCGGATCTGCAACTCATATCTGAACGGAGTCATACGTGCCTGTGAAATGGAACGCATCCCGCAAGTACCACACGTCCGTGTTCGACGCGATCGGGCGGACCCCGCTCGTCCAACTCAATCGGATCCCGGCCGCCGAGGGGGTGAAGGCGAAGATCCTCGTCAAGGTCGAGTACTTCAGCCCGTCAGGCAGCCTCAAGGACCGGATCTACTACAACATGTTCACGCGCGCCGAGAAGCGCGGCGCGCTCAAGAAGGGCATGACGATTCTCGAGTGCTCCACCGGCAACGCGGGCATCGGCTGCTCGTTTGTGTCGGCGGTCAAGGGCTACCCGTGCATCATCGTGATGCCGGAAGGCATGTCGGAGGAGCGCAAGAAACTGGATATCGCGTACGGCGCCCAGATGGTCTATACCCCCGGCGGGGAGAGTGACGTGGACCTGGCGCTCGAGAAGCTCGATGAGATCCGCCGGCAGAGCCCGAAGAAGTACTTCGTGCCGGCGCAGTTCGACAATCCGGACAACATCGACGCGCACATTAAGACCACCGCGCCTGAGATCTGGGAACAGACCGGCGGCAAGATCGACGCCTTCATCATGACCCAGGGAACCGGCGGCACGCTGACCGGGGTGGGCCGCTTCATCCGCAAGCGGCGGAAGGCGCTCAAGATGTTCGCCATTGAGCCGGCCGAGTGTCCGCTGCTCAGCCGCCGCGAATGGGGCCCGCACGGCATCGAGGGCATCGGCGACGGGTTCGTCCCGAAGAATCTCGACGTGAGTCTTCTCAACGGCATCGTCACGACAACCACGGCCGAGTCCATGGACATGGCGAGGCGCCTGGCGAAGGAGGAAGGCCTGTTCTGCGGCGTCTCGTCCGGCGCGAACGTCGCCGGCGCCCTCAAGCTCGCGAAACGCCACCCGGAGCTCAAGATGATCGTCACGCTGATCTGCGATACTGGTCAGCGCTACTTCTCGACCGAGCTGTGCGGCATGCCCAAGCACGTGGAGATCCCGGAGCGCGAACATCCCATGGATCCGTACACGACGAAACAGCTGAACAAGCATCAGAAGAATTGGGAGATCATCGACTAGGGGTTCGGAATGAGCGCGTAGGGGCACGACATGTCGTGCCCGGAACACCTTCATCACTACCATGCATCAACAGATCCTTCGGCAAGCGCGCACGCACGAACGCAACCTCGCCGGGTTCCTGCGCGATTTGATTGCGATCAAGTCCGTCAGCTCCCAGGAGGAGGCGGTCATCGGCCGCATCGAGCAGGAGATGCGCGCCAGCGGCTATGACGAAGTGCGCATCGACCCGATGGGCAACATCCTCGGCCGCGTCGGCAGCGGACCCCGAGTGCTCGCCCTCGACGCGCACGTCGACACGGTGGATGTGGGCAATCCTGCAAACTGGACCGTTGATCCCTTCAAGGGCGCTGAGCAGGACGGCATCATTTACGGCCGCGGCGCCTGCGACATGAAGGGCGCGCTGGCGTCGATTGTCTACGGCGGCCGGATCATCAAAGAACTCGGCCTCGAGCGCGATGTCACCCTGTGGGTGGTCGGCAGCGTTCAGGAAGAGGACTGTGACGGGCTCTGCTGGCAGTACATCATCAATGAGGACCGGCTCCGGCCCGAGGCCGTCGTCATCGCCGAGCCGACCAACCTCGGTGTGTATCGCGGACACCGCGGCCGGATGGAGATCGAGATCCGCACGGCCGGCGTCTCGTGCCATGGGTCGGCGCCCGAGCGCGGCGTGAATGCCGTGTACCTGATGGCGCCGATCATCCGCGACATCGAGCAGCTGAACGACCGGCTCGGCGGCGAGCCGTTCCTCGGCAAGGGCACGGTGACGATTGCCGAGATTCGCTCGACCTCGCCCTCGCTGTGTGCGGTCGCCGACTCCTCGACGATTCATCTCGATCGCCGACTGGCTGCCACCGACACGATGGAGTCGGCCCTGCGCGAGATCGAGGCGCTGACGAGCGTCCAGGCCGCCGGCGCGAAGGTCGTCGTTGTCGATTACGCCACCCCCAGCTGGCGCGGCCTCACCTATCCGACGAAGAAGTACTATCCGACCTGGCTGCTGCCCGCTGGTCACCCGGTGCTCGGCGCCGGCATCAGCGCCTACGAGGGGTTGTTCGGCGAGCCCCCCGTTGTCGGCCGATGGGTGTTCAGCACGAACGGCGTCGCGGTGATGGGGA
The nucleotide sequence above comes from Acidobacteriota bacterium. Encoded proteins:
- a CDS encoding amidohydrolase family protein — its product is MLLKGASIATIHPPCVDRADLRVDGDSIVDRGTALRPHRGETVEDCTGLLIMPGQVCAHTHMYSTLSRGMPAPPTPPRNFPEILRKIWWKLDEALDEESIHYSALVGAIEAVQCGTTTIVDHHASPNAIAGSLDIIRDAFAAVGIRGVLCYEVSDRGGSQRRDAGLAENDRFLSATRLDPLVRGLVGAHASFTLSDRSLAALGDLVRYHQSGIHIHVAEAPEDVALTAKRHECGVIERLERHGVLSQCSVLAHGVHLTPRELAQIADAGAWLVHNPRSNMNNGVGHAPVERFGDFAALGTDGWRADMFEEARAAHFGLRDRLGPAAPDLAPRLLDGSQRLAALLFGMPFGTLEPGAVADFVVHQYDPPTPLSRSNVAWHALTGLHPGTVRHVMAAGRWICRDGSVTTVDVPRVQRLAARAAARLWKRMAR
- a CDS encoding molybdopterin-dependent oxidoreductase, with the protein product MSTNTTPSPLTFTLNGQPFVAAIDDTTSLMDVLREQAGLISPKNGCAPQGSCGCCTVLVDGRALASCAVPARKAAGRSVVTLEGLDARERHIFAHAFSVSGGLQCGFCTPGIVIRAKHLLDRTPRPTRAEIARALNNHICRCTGYVKIVDAIDLAARALQGEPLPEPDFSATIGSSLPRQDAEQFALGIRPFIDDMKVPDMLYGAFLFSPHPRILVKRIDAAGAEAQPAVVRVLTAADVPGQRHQGLIEKDWPLFVAEGETTHGIGDILAAVVATSDRAARAALQHVVVDYDRLPGVFSPEAALASGAPPVHHDRDNLLSTSVIRRGDVDAGLATSAFVETRTFETQMIEHAFLEPESAIAVPSPACHAEALRQAQGEGGQNPPSRDEVGARHAVPVELEVFSQGQGVFDDRRQIASFLGLSEDQVRVTLVANGGAFGGKEDLSIQGQVALMARLTGRPVKATLTREESIRLHPKRHPMRLTYTVGCDRDGRLTAVRARIVGDKGAYASVGAKVLERAAGHAAGPYRVPAVDVEARAVYTNNLPCGAMRGFGANQAAFAIESMLDILADRAGIDPWEIRWRNAVDVGDTFCTGEVFEHAVGIKQTLLAVKDDFYSSKYAGIACGIKNVGIGNGMPESGQAVVEILPGGRITIHSGFTEMGQGFYAVMTQIFCAAAGVDPRVVRVEVDTSFPTPCGMTTASRATVLGGRAVQKAGQQLRADLDRGLSLGDLAGRRYVGEYLVDFTSELGAPVERPRTHLTYGFATQVCILDEQGRLSRFVAAHDVGGIINRHLVEGQIEGAVHMGLGYALTEELPLVEGVPRSFKIRSLGLLRAADMPEVKVILVESGEPEGPFGAKGVGEIGLVPTAGAVANALWRFDGIRRYTLPMKDSPAARAILGVKR
- the cysK gene encoding cysteine synthase A yields the protein MPVKWNASRKYHTSVFDAIGRTPLVQLNRIPAAEGVKAKILVKVEYFSPSGSLKDRIYYNMFTRAEKRGALKKGMTILECSTGNAGIGCSFVSAVKGYPCIIVMPEGMSEERKKLDIAYGAQMVYTPGGESDVDLALEKLDEIRRQSPKKYFVPAQFDNPDNIDAHIKTTAPEIWEQTGGKIDAFIMTQGTGGTLTGVGRFIRKRRKALKMFAIEPAECPLLSRREWGPHGIEGIGDGFVPKNLDVSLLNGIVTTTTAESMDMARRLAKEEGLFCGVSSGANVAGALKLAKRHPELKMIVTLICDTGQRYFSTELCGMPKHVEIPEREHPMDPYTTKQLNKHQKNWEIID
- a CDS encoding YgeY family selenium metabolism-linked hydrolase, producing MHQQILRQARTHERNLAGFLRDLIAIKSVSSQEEAVIGRIEQEMRASGYDEVRIDPMGNILGRVGSGPRVLALDAHVDTVDVGNPANWTVDPFKGAEQDGIIYGRGACDMKGALASIVYGGRIIKELGLERDVTLWVVGSVQEEDCDGLCWQYIINEDRLRPEAVVIAEPTNLGVYRGHRGRMEIEIRTAGVSCHGSAPERGVNAVYLMAPIIRDIEQLNDRLGGEPFLGKGTVTIAEIRSTSPSLCAVADSSTIHLDRRLAATDTMESALREIEALTSVQAAGAKVVVVDYATPSWRGLTYPTKKYYPTWLLPAGHPVLGAGISAYEGLFGEPPVVGRWVFSTNGVAVMGMHGIPCIGFGPGNEIYAHMATEQIPIEHLVKAAAWYAAFPGEYVGRDWGLGQS